A stretch of Desulfovibrio subterraneus DNA encodes these proteins:
- a CDS encoding SO_0444 family Cu/Zn efflux transporter, whose translation MDIITTYLAAVWDILLEASPYVLFGFFVAGLLKGFLPADFVARHLGKGKRAPVFKAALFGIPLPLCSCGVIPAAAGLRTQGASKGATTSFLISTPETGVDSIAVTYALLDPIMTVLRPLAAFISAITAGLLVDALPAERDEAKPAPSAAPSADATTPAAHSAKPLGTAPLQAFDPAQAVHMGGHDHGCGCSSGSCSTSAPSDTPADGPASFMDRFRKGMQFAFGELIADIGKWLIIGIFIAALITTFLPISFIEEYVGDGLFGMILMVVVGVPMYVCATASTPIAAALALKGLSPGAALVFLLAGPATNAATITVVSRMLGKRVAAVYVASIAVVSVLLGLAVNQVYSVLGFSVSNWVQATEEQGHGIIAVISALVLIGLVARQMVLSRLNRQHGHACHSHGCSCS comes from the coding sequence ATGGATATCATTACCACCTATTTAGCCGCAGTGTGGGACATTCTTCTCGAAGCCTCTCCCTACGTGCTGTTCGGTTTCTTTGTTGCGGGCCTGCTCAAGGGCTTTCTGCCCGCAGACTTTGTCGCCCGTCATCTTGGCAAGGGCAAACGGGCACCGGTCTTCAAGGCGGCCCTTTTCGGCATTCCTCTGCCGCTGTGTTCCTGCGGAGTCATTCCCGCTGCTGCCGGTTTGCGCACACAGGGTGCGAGCAAAGGCGCGACGACCTCATTTCTTATTTCGACGCCGGAAACAGGCGTGGATTCCATCGCCGTTACCTACGCCCTGCTGGACCCGATAATGACGGTTCTTCGCCCGCTGGCCGCGTTCATTTCCGCCATTACCGCAGGCCTTCTGGTGGATGCCCTGCCTGCGGAACGCGATGAGGCAAAGCCCGCGCCCTCCGCAGCCCCCTCTGCAGATGCCACCACACCGGCCGCACATTCCGCCAAGCCCCTTGGCACTGCTCCCCTGCAGGCATTTGACCCTGCGCAGGCCGTGCACATGGGCGGACACGACCACGGATGCGGTTGCAGCAGCGGCAGTTGCTCGACCTCTGCCCCTTCCGACACCCCGGCAGACGGTCCGGCTTCTTTCATGGACCGTTTCCGCAAGGGCATGCAGTTCGCCTTTGGCGAGCTTATCGCCGACATAGGCAAGTGGCTGATCATCGGTATTTTTATTGCCGCACTCATCACGACCTTCCTCCCCATATCCTTTATTGAGGAATATGTGGGCGACGGCCTGTTCGGCATGATTCTCATGGTTGTGGTGGGTGTACCCATGTATGTATGTGCCACCGCATCCACCCCCATCGCCGCCGCTCTCGCCCTGAAGGGGCTTTCGCCGGGCGCGGCGCTGGTCTTCCTTCTGGCAGGCCCTGCAACAAACGCCGCGACCATAACCGTGGTTTCGCGCATGCTGGGCAAGCGCGTTGCCGCCGTGTACGTGGCCAGCATTGCCGTAGTGTCCGTATTGCTGGGGCTGGCTGTCAATCAGGTATACAGCGTGCTCGGATTCTCAGTAAGCAACTGGGTGCAGGCTACAGAAGAACAGGGGCACGGCATTATCGCCGTCATCTCCGCGCTGGTGCTCATCGGCCTTGTGGCGCGGCAGATGGTTCTCAGCCGTCTGAACCGTCAGCACGGCCATGCATGCCATTCCCATGGCTGCTCCTGCAGCTGA
- a CDS encoding FG-GAP repeat domain-containing protein, with translation MRHSVFTVSLFTLACATLLAMAGCTPRTTGQAGMAVPYATTPDFATNPFALGDGGQWGTGLVLADIDRNGYPDLVVSAGNDKDNQNVVVYFNYGNNNISPNPGWVSADKDHHGTIAVGDIDGNGWPDLAVSVFLGKDLAYEGGGVKVYYNYGPPNYLMADPSFTDTGYPSYGCALGDIDGDGDLDLAVAGGEPIPEVESFATQTCGSGKAFARHEGTQAARLRAASQKTATGGTQEPPFVTPGRIYINNGGKFSRDAIWTTSESFVAMAVDFADVNYDGLMDVIFQSAPIRIYLGMQKGGQGGILNTPGWMSVDANYYGNGFDYAASMTLPESLEKPVFSIAASSNSYMGQGRGGFSLYRFLSPFVVQYAPHNSVPNWQSKYGDWGSGVRLSDVDGDNNLDMLTHRWNTPGFNDLNGRLLIYQGNGGLFTETPVWQSDATSIIEVIQVADLDRRQEQSATMNLTVSNENWSDTQTGQSVVYLPQQVIASVNWVRVNGVQLAAGKQYTFVPGRNWISIYKPVPQNSTISVNYSWSEKLDVVYTNWNCDLGNYIYFHR, from the coding sequence ATGAGACACAGCGTGTTCACGGTTTCACTTTTCACCCTTGCCTGCGCAACCCTGCTTGCCATGGCAGGATGCACGCCCAGAACCACAGGGCAGGCAGGCATGGCAGTGCCGTATGCCACGACACCGGACTTTGCCACCAACCCCTTTGCACTGGGTGACGGAGGCCAATGGGGAACCGGTCTCGTGCTCGCCGACATTGACCGCAACGGGTATCCCGACCTTGTGGTTTCTGCCGGCAACGACAAGGACAACCAGAACGTGGTTGTCTATTTCAACTACGGCAACAACAACATATCGCCCAATCCGGGCTGGGTATCGGCCGACAAGGACCATCACGGCACCATTGCCGTGGGCGATATTGACGGCAACGGATGGCCGGATCTGGCCGTTTCCGTCTTTCTCGGCAAAGATCTGGCATACGAGGGCGGCGGAGTGAAGGTCTATTACAATTACGGCCCGCCCAACTACCTGATGGCGGATCCCTCGTTCACCGACACCGGCTACCCTTCCTATGGCTGCGCATTGGGAGACATCGACGGCGACGGCGATCTTGACCTTGCCGTGGCAGGCGGCGAGCCCATCCCCGAGGTGGAAAGCTTTGCCACCCAGACCTGCGGAAGCGGCAAAGCGTTCGCCCGGCATGAGGGAACGCAGGCTGCCCGCCTCAGAGCCGCTTCTCAGAAAACGGCAACCGGCGGAACACAGGAACCGCCCTTTGTCACGCCGGGGCGCATATACATCAATAACGGCGGAAAATTCTCCAGGGATGCCATATGGACAACCAGCGAAAGCTTTGTTGCCATGGCCGTGGACTTTGCCGATGTGAACTACGACGGCCTCATGGACGTGATCTTCCAGTCCGCCCCCATACGCATTTACCTGGGCATGCAGAAAGGCGGACAGGGCGGCATTCTCAACACCCCCGGCTGGATGAGCGTGGACGCCAACTACTACGGCAACGGCTTTGACTATGCCGCCTCCATGACCTTGCCGGAGTCACTTGAAAAGCCGGTCTTTTCCATTGCTGCCTCATCCAACAGCTACATGGGTCAGGGCCGGGGTGGTTTCTCGCTCTATCGCTTCCTCTCCCCCTTTGTTGTCCAATATGCCCCGCACAACAGCGTACCCAACTGGCAGTCCAAATACGGCGACTGGGGCAGCGGCGTGCGCCTCTCGGATGTTGACGGCGACAACAACCTCGACATGCTCACCCACCGCTGGAACACGCCTGGCTTCAACGACCTGAACGGCAGGCTGCTCATCTATCAGGGCAACGGCGGCCTGTTCACCGAGACTCCCGTATGGCAGTCCGACGCCACGTCCATCATAGAAGTCATTCAGGTGGCCGACCTCGACCGGCGACAGGAACAATCCGCAACCATGAACCTGACAGTAAGCAATGAAAACTGGAGCGACACCCAGACCGGACAATCCGTTGTCTATCTGCCGCAGCAGGTCATAGCCTCCGTCAACTGGGTGCGGGTGAACGGTGTGCAGCTCGCGGCCGGCAAGCAATATACCTTTGTTCCCGGCCGCAACTGGATATCCATCTACAAACCCGTGCCGCAGAACAGCACCATTTCCGTGAACTATTCGTGGTCGGAAAAGCTGGATGTGGTCTACACCAACTGGAACTGCGACCTCGGCAACTACATCTATTTCCACCGATAA
- a CDS encoding adenosine-specific kinase, with the protein MELKLVSVENPDALNLMFGQSHFIKTVEDIHEAITCAVPGAKFGIAFCEASGDCLIRWSGTDEALIELAKKNAQAVGAGHTFFIFMRDMFPINIKNTIMAVPEVVRLFCCTANPLQVVVAETEQGRGVMGVIDGFSPAGVETEADIEKRKGFLRMIGYKAKG; encoded by the coding sequence ATGGAACTGAAGCTTGTTTCCGTTGAAAATCCCGATGCCCTGAACCTCATGTTCGGCCAGTCCCATTTCATAAAGACCGTGGAAGACATTCACGAAGCCATAACCTGCGCTGTGCCCGGCGCCAAATTCGGTATCGCCTTCTGCGAAGCTTCCGGCGACTGCCTCATCCGCTGGAGCGGCACCGACGAAGCCCTGATTGAACTGGCAAAAAAGAACGCACAGGCCGTGGGCGCAGGCCACACCTTCTTCATTTTCATGCGCGACATGTTCCCCATCAATATCAAGAACACCATCATGGCCGTGCCTGAAGTGGTCCGCCTGTTCTGCTGCACCGCAAACCCCCTGCAGGTTGTGGTTGCGGAAACCGAACAGGGCCGCGGCGTCATGGGCGTTATCGACGGCTTCAGCCCCGCAGGGGTGGAAACCGAGGCAGACATTGAAAAGCGCAAGGGCTTTCTGCGCATGATCGGCTACAAGGCCAAGGGCTAG
- a CDS encoding GntR family transcriptional regulator — MIQKSTYSEQVVEYLKDKILNGEIQSGQRIKESVVAAELQISRAPVREALLELMREGIVVSRPQVGKSVVSLTAKQILDSYVLGGVLEGFGIAQTIEQFSEGDFDRLTEIVEKMGEIAAGSRDLNELTRLDHEFHNTLFAKVDNELLVEFSQRSSRRVTHFLLSHHLKALYAPEIIYKRHKALLAVLTTGDGAAIEQHMRNHYRETGELMAQYGSDVFAG; from the coding sequence ATGATTCAAAAAAGTACATATTCTGAGCAGGTTGTAGAGTACCTCAAGGACAAGATCCTGAACGGCGAAATTCAGTCCGGCCAGCGCATCAAGGAAAGCGTGGTTGCGGCGGAGCTGCAGATCAGTCGCGCCCCCGTGCGCGAAGCGCTGCTGGAACTGATGCGTGAGGGCATTGTGGTGTCGCGTCCGCAGGTCGGCAAGTCCGTGGTTTCTCTCACCGCCAAGCAGATTCTGGACAGCTACGTGCTGGGCGGCGTGCTGGAAGGCTTCGGCATTGCCCAGACCATAGAGCAGTTTTCAGAAGGGGATTTTGACCGGCTGACCGAAATCGTCGAAAAAATGGGCGAAATTGCTGCCGGTTCCCGCGATCTGAACGAACTGACCCGTCTGGACCACGAATTTCATAACACCCTGTTCGCCAAGGTGGATAACGAACTGCTGGTGGAGTTTTCCCAGCGGTCCAGCAGGCGGGTAACGCACTTTCTGCTCAGCCACCACCTGAAGGCCCTGTATGCGCCGGAAATCATCTACAAGCGCCACAAGGCACTGCTTGCAGTGCTCACGACAGGCGACGGCGCGGCCATAGAACAGCACATGCGCAACCACTATCGCGAGACCGGCGAGCTTATGGCTCAGTACGGGTCGGATGTGTTTGCGGGATAG
- the serS gene encoding serine--tRNA ligase, with amino-acid sequence MLDLKLIQRDPEIIINALKKRHSKIDVSEFLTLDGRRRSLLSEVEALKGERNKASEEVAKIKRSGGDASDRIAELGNLSDRIKTLDVEAEEIVAKVNEWLISVPNMPHESVPEGADENDNAELHKWGTKPEFSFKPKEHWEIAEQLGGLDFERGAKLAGSRFTVLWGWAARLERALVNFFLDIQTREHGYTEMCPPAIVNSATMTGTGQLPKFEEDLFKLNYKDFYLIPTAEVPLTNLLSGEQLNEADLPYAFTAQTQCFRSEAGSYGKDTKGLIRQHQFTKVEMVRLAHPDNSFEQLELMRQHAEALLQRLGLHYRVVTLCSGDMGFSAAKTYDIEVWLPGQDKYREISSCSNCTDFQARRANLRFKREGAKKPEFVHTLNGSGLPTGRTIVAILENYQQEDGSIVIPEALRPYMGGIEVITPDMAAGR; translated from the coding sequence ATGCTCGACCTCAAGCTTATTCAAAGAGACCCCGAGATCATCATCAATGCCCTGAAAAAGCGGCATTCCAAGATAGACGTGAGTGAATTTCTCACACTGGACGGACGCCGCCGTTCCCTGCTCAGCGAAGTGGAAGCGCTGAAAGGCGAACGCAACAAGGCATCCGAAGAGGTCGCAAAGATCAAGCGCTCCGGGGGCGACGCTTCCGACCGCATCGCCGAACTGGGCAACCTGTCCGACCGCATCAAGACGCTGGACGTTGAAGCCGAAGAAATCGTCGCCAAGGTGAACGAATGGCTGATTTCCGTGCCCAACATGCCGCATGAATCCGTACCCGAAGGGGCCGACGAAAACGACAACGCAGAGCTGCACAAGTGGGGCACCAAGCCCGAATTCAGCTTCAAGCCCAAAGAACACTGGGAAATTGCAGAGCAGCTCGGCGGCCTTGATTTCGAACGCGGTGCAAAGCTGGCCGGTTCGCGCTTCACCGTGCTGTGGGGCTGGGCTGCCCGCCTTGAGCGCGCTCTGGTGAACTTCTTCCTCGACATCCAGACCCGCGAACACGGGTACACCGAAATGTGTCCGCCCGCCATCGTGAACAGCGCCACCATGACCGGCACGGGCCAGCTTCCCAAGTTTGAGGAAGACCTGTTCAAGCTGAACTACAAAGATTTCTACCTCATCCCCACGGCAGAGGTGCCGCTGACCAACCTGCTCAGCGGCGAACAGCTCAACGAGGCTGATCTGCCCTACGCCTTTACCGCGCAGACCCAGTGTTTCCGCTCAGAGGCAGGCAGCTACGGCAAGGACACCAAGGGGCTCATCCGCCAGCACCAGTTCACCAAGGTGGAAATGGTACGCCTTGCGCACCCTGACAATTCCTTCGAGCAGCTCGAACTCATGCGCCAGCATGCGGAAGCCCTGCTGCAGCGCCTTGGCCTGCATTACCGTGTGGTTACCCTGTGCTCCGGCGACATGGGCTTCTCTGCCGCCAAGACCTATGACATTGAAGTGTGGCTGCCCGGTCAGGACAAGTACCGCGAAATCTCTTCCTGCTCCAACTGCACCGACTTCCAGGCCCGCCGCGCCAACCTGCGCTTCAAGCGCGAAGGTGCCAAGAAGCCCGAATTCGTGCACACCCTGAACGGTTCCGGCCTGCCCACGGGCCGTACCATTGTGGCCATTCTGGAGAACTACCAGCAGGAGGACGGCAGCATAGTCATACCCGAAGCGCTGCGTCCTTACATGGGCGGAATCGAAGTGATTACCCCCGACATGGCGGCCGGCAGATAG
- a CDS encoding transcription antitermination factor NusB, protein MNPKKKDVLLPPARAVALECVNEILEHGQDLQAALDARLRSVRISMVDAALCTELVYGYMRLKDRIAALLSRFLKDDSKLPNKCRIAMGLAAYEMLYLDRIPVYASVDWCVNYVKRQFSQGLGKLVNAVLRNLDRMGGEAHDMQALTAGMPRSKQLAVWYSCPEWIVQMWLAAYGEENTLAYLTAGISSAPVGLRVNRTKPGADTLIEELAAHPDCLKRNGYSLLFPAGAAPVGMKSMLSEGQISRQSFASQEVLAVTEPEKWQGPVWDCCCGRGGKTIALLEAGVPVRYASDTSRERLRGMREELERLGIEPPFSLLRSAADPVAPEVWEEVGEVAFRTILADVPCSGLGTLSRRPDARYHRTPEGVRDLIATQAAILDNIAGHLAPGGRLIYVTCTVNPDENERQIAAFLERTEGIRLEREWQSPQDSPYMEFFYAAMLRRA, encoded by the coding sequence GTGAACCCCAAGAAAAAAGACGTCCTTCTTCCTCCGGCCCGGGCCGTTGCCCTTGAATGTGTGAACGAGATTCTGGAACACGGTCAGGATTTGCAGGCCGCGCTGGACGCAAGATTGCGGAGCGTGCGCATTTCCATGGTGGATGCCGCCCTGTGTACGGAGCTTGTTTACGGGTACATGCGCCTGAAAGACAGGATTGCCGCGCTGCTCTCCCGTTTTCTCAAGGACGATTCCAAGCTGCCGAACAAGTGCCGCATAGCGATGGGGCTTGCCGCGTATGAAATGCTGTATCTTGACCGTATCCCTGTCTACGCTTCCGTGGACTGGTGTGTGAACTACGTGAAGCGTCAGTTCTCGCAGGGGCTGGGCAAGCTGGTGAACGCCGTACTGCGCAACCTCGACCGCATGGGCGGCGAAGCGCATGACATGCAGGCCCTGACTGCTGGCATGCCGCGTTCGAAGCAGCTGGCCGTGTGGTATTCCTGCCCTGAATGGATCGTGCAGATGTGGCTTGCCGCGTATGGCGAAGAAAATACGCTCGCCTACCTGACGGCGGGAATTTCTTCTGCGCCAGTGGGCCTGCGTGTGAACCGCACCAAGCCGGGTGCCGATACTCTGATTGAAGAACTTGCGGCGCATCCCGATTGTCTCAAGCGCAATGGCTACTCGTTGCTGTTCCCTGCCGGTGCTGCGCCCGTGGGCATGAAATCCATGCTTTCGGAAGGGCAGATATCCCGTCAGTCGTTTGCCTCGCAGGAAGTGCTTGCCGTGACTGAGCCGGAAAAGTGGCAGGGTCCTGTGTGGGATTGCTGCTGCGGCCGCGGCGGCAAGACTATCGCCCTGCTTGAGGCGGGAGTGCCTGTGCGTTATGCCAGCGACACCTCCCGCGAGCGCCTGCGCGGTATGCGCGAAGAACTGGAGCGGCTCGGCATTGAACCGCCGTTCTCGCTGCTCCGTTCTGCTGCCGACCCTGTTGCTCCGGAAGTATGGGAAGAAGTGGGCGAAGTCGCATTCCGTACCATTCTTGCCGATGTGCCGTGTTCCGGTCTGGGCACGCTTTCCCGTCGGCCGGATGCCCGCTATCACCGCACACCTGAAGGCGTGCGCGACCTTATCGCCACGCAGGCGGCCATTCTTGACAATATCGCAGGCCATCTCGCTCCGGGGGGCAGGTTGATCTATGTGACCTGCACCGTGAACCCCGACGAGAACGAGCGCCAGATAGCCGCCTTCCTTGAGCGGACAGAAGGCATACGGCTGGAGCGTGAATGGCAGAGCCCGCAGGATTCGCCCTACATGGAATTTTTCTACGCGGCCATGCTGCGCAGGGCGTAG
- a CDS encoding lysophospholipid acyltransferase family protein, whose amino-acid sequence MLDQVFQENTLNLDFIPPATKRLLAPVKMPLLHISKLHRLFTLYSGMTQRTCPLAFAREALDILDVSIKLKGEGFDSIPKTGPLVVVSNHPFGALEGLVLMATLLPVRPDMQFLANSLLGIIPELKNVVIDVDPFNTRDARTKNIRGLRSAISHVGAGNSLAVFPSGEVSHLQPAHRGIMDPQWNRNVARIIRKTGADVLPLYFHGRNSIMFNLMGLMHPLARTALLPRELLKKQGSSVKLSVGKIIPSSLLTGQHGLASEDDVTNYLRVRSYSMRQHEERRIFALPFVRKAPEPMPIALARPKASLLIEMDELPQEQILLRENGYTVFEARAFQMPNILHELGRLREATFRPVGEGSGRDLDLDPYDYEYNHIILWNDADQQIAGAYRLGQVRKLTTTAGSKGLYCSSLFKLKKPFFAKYGDSVELGRAIVHPDYQRDYNPLMLLWKGIGQFVLRRPKLRYLFGPCSLPLVFNHYTLSTTMRYLDTHHTDRELATMVLGRKQPKLKPPKGVTHDINIENLSFSGLNGLVKDMEDGRTLPILFKHYLKLGGRIGAFHVDSSFGTLDAFLLIDLTQAPANMLARYMGKEAAARFISLHEQDGQETRQDISAG is encoded by the coding sequence ATGCTGGATCAGGTTTTTCAGGAAAACACACTGAACCTCGACTTCATTCCCCCCGCCACAAAGCGCCTGCTTGCACCTGTCAAAATGCCGCTGCTGCACATATCCAAGCTGCACCGGCTGTTCACGCTCTACAGCGGCATGACACAGCGCACCTGCCCGCTGGCATTCGCACGCGAGGCACTGGATATTCTTGATGTCAGCATCAAGCTGAAAGGCGAGGGATTTGACAGCATCCCGAAAACAGGCCCGCTGGTGGTCGTCTCCAACCACCCCTTCGGCGCGCTGGAAGGGCTGGTGCTCATGGCCACGCTGCTGCCCGTGCGGCCCGACATGCAGTTTCTTGCCAACTCGCTGCTCGGCATCATCCCCGAACTGAAAAACGTGGTCATCGATGTGGACCCCTTCAATACCCGCGATGCCCGCACAAAGAACATCAGGGGGCTGCGCAGCGCCATAAGCCACGTGGGCGCAGGCAACAGCCTTGCGGTATTTCCTTCCGGCGAGGTCTCGCACCTGCAGCCCGCCCACCGCGGCATAATGGACCCGCAATGGAACAGGAACGTGGCCCGGATCATCCGCAAGACAGGGGCGGATGTGCTGCCCCTCTACTTCCATGGCCGCAACAGCATCATGTTCAACCTCATGGGCCTCATGCATCCGCTTGCGCGCACCGCACTGCTGCCCCGCGAGCTGCTGAAGAAGCAGGGCTCCTCGGTTAAGCTCAGTGTAGGCAAGATCATCCCATCCTCCCTGCTGACAGGCCAGCACGGCCTTGCTTCGGAAGACGATGTCACCAACTACCTGCGGGTACGCAGCTACTCCATGCGCCAGCACGAAGAACGCCGCATATTTGCCCTGCCCTTTGTGCGCAAGGCACCGGAGCCTATGCCCATTGCCCTTGCGCGCCCCAAGGCGAGCCTGCTCATAGAGATGGACGAGCTACCGCAGGAACAGATTCTGCTGCGCGAAAACGGCTATACCGTCTTCGAGGCACGGGCCTTTCAGATGCCCAACATACTCCACGAACTCGGCCGCCTGCGCGAAGCCACCTTCCGCCCCGTGGGCGAAGGCTCCGGTCGTGATCTCGATCTTGATCCATACGATTATGAATACAACCACATCATCCTGTGGAATGATGCGGACCAGCAGATAGCCGGAGCATACAGATTGGGGCAGGTGCGCAAGCTCACCACCACGGCAGGCTCCAAGGGATTGTACTGCTCATCTCTGTTCAAGTTGAAAAAGCCCTTCTTCGCGAAATACGGCGATTCCGTGGAACTGGGCCGCGCCATTGTGCACCCCGACTACCAGCGCGACTACAACCCGCTCATGCTGCTCTGGAAGGGCATAGGCCAGTTCGTGCTGCGCCGCCCCAAACTGCGCTATCTCTTCGGCCCGTGCAGCCTGCCGCTGGTGTTCAACCACTACACCCTTTCCACGACCATGCGGTATCTCGACACCCACCATACGGACAGGGAGCTTGCCACCATGGTCCTTGGCCGCAAGCAGCCTAAGCTGAAGCCCCCCAAAGGTGTGACCCACGATATCAATATAGAGAACCTGTCCTTCTCCGGCCTGAACGGGCTGGTAAAGGACATGGAAGACGGGCGCACCCTGCCAATCCTCTTTAAGCACTACCTGAAGCTGGGCGGCAGAATAGGCGCGTTCCATGTGGACAGCAGCTTCGGCACACTCGATGCCTTTCTGCTCATAGACCTCACGCAGGCCCCCGCCAACATGCTTGCCCGATACATGGGCAAGGAAGCCGCAGCACGATTCATCAGCCTTCATGAACAGGACGGGCAGGAAACACGGCAAGACATTTCAGCCGGATAA
- a CDS encoding TraR/DksA family transcriptional regulator — MTDSQRREIERHLEDTLSALRLQDRTGSDQDMYCADENEFASRLSELRMNVALQARIRKQIRAVEEALHRIDVADFGICAECGEDIPVQRLKITPTATLCVHCQQERDSAPRPAGMMHPTMGLSA; from the coding sequence ATGACTGACAGTCAGCGTCGCGAGATAGAACGCCATCTGGAAGATACCCTTTCCGCCCTGCGTCTTCAGGATCGTACCGGCTCCGATCAGGATATGTATTGCGCCGATGAAAATGAATTTGCCTCCCGCCTGAGCGAACTGCGCATGAACGTGGCTTTACAGGCCCGCATCCGCAAGCAGATCAGGGCGGTGGAAGAGGCCCTGCACCGCATAGACGTGGCTGATTTCGGCATATGCGCCGAGTGCGGGGAAGATATTCCCGTGCAGCGTCTCAAGATCACTCCCACGGCCACGCTGTGTGTGCATTGCCAGCAGGAGCGGGACAGTGCGCCACGTCCTGCGGGCATGATGCATCCGACAATGGGCCTGAGCGCGTAG